In the genome of Cynocephalus volans isolate mCynVol1 chromosome 15, mCynVol1.pri, whole genome shotgun sequence, one region contains:
- the LOC134363811 gene encoding zinc finger protein 717-like produces the protein MGLDCASVKELVSFEDVAVDFTWEEWRDLNDAQRTLYMDVMLETYSSLVSLGYWISKPEVSLKLEKGAEPWIIKEHPDQSLPDVQIVNDLIERSQESHGRYLWQGVIINGNQSTKENAYSMHILNLVRNNENYSGVGHEESNEYQNSLLPETDAMCAGKKPDEHNISEKSQSYHEHLSQDPKIPAGQLFEYSDKGQSCNSVPIIFVYKIIYMGETTCKYSEYWKACNKSSVFAPEITQVGKKTFQGDVCAKMYKKAKLTQHQIIYTREKHDKYSECQKSFIKQSYLISYQGTSAGKAFNQKSTLNMHQRSHKSKTTYECKESSKDFNQMSVFSMHQRALPGDKPYKCNGCRKIFNKKSSFRMHQSTHTGKTHYDCKECGKAFKQKSKLSRHQRIHTCEKPSECKECGKAFKLKSHLRKHQRIHTGEKPYECKECGKAFKRKSHLSMHQRIHTGEKPYECKECGKAFKLKSHLSKHKRTHTGEKPYECKECGKAFNQKSNLSMHQSIHTDEKPYECKECGKAFNQKSNLSMHQRIHTDEKPYECKECGKAFNRKSNLSRHQRIHRGEKRYECKECGKAFNQKSHLSRHQRIHRGEKPYECKECGKAFNQKSNLSMHQRIHTGEKPCECNECGKSFFYKVTVEKTSGY, from the exons GAGTTGGTgtcatttgaggatgtggctgtggacttcacctgggaggagtggaGGGACCTGAATGATGCTCAGAGGACTTTGTACATGGATGTCatgctggagacctacagcaGCCTGGTGTCATTGG GGTACTGGATTAGTAAACCTGAGGTGAGCCTCAAGTTGGAGAAAGGAGCAGAGCCTTGGATAATAAAAGAACACCCAGACCAGAGCCTCCCAG atGTCCAGATAGTCAATGACCTAATTGAAAGGAGTCAAGAAAGTCATGGTAGATACTTGTGGCAAGGTGTAATCATCAATGGCAACCAATCAACTAAGGAGAATGCATAttcaatgcatattttaaatctgGTTAGAAATAATGAAAACTATTCTGGAGTGGGGCATGAGGAGTCTAATGAATATCAGAATTCACTTCTTCCAGAGACTGATGCCATGTGTGCTGGAAAGAAACCTGATGAGCATAATATATCTGAGAAATCACAGAGTTATCATGAGCATCTTAGTCAGGATCCTAAGATTCCAGCTGGGCAACTTTTTGAATATAGTGACAAAGGACAGTCCTGCAACTCAGTGCcaataatatttgtatataagATAATTTATATGGGTGAGACCACTTGTAAATATAGTGAATATTGGAAAGCCTGTAATAAGTCATCTGTCTTTGCCCCAGAGATAACTCAGGTAGGGAAGAAAACTTTTCAAGGTGATGTATGTGCGAAAATGTATAAAAAGGCTAAACTTACTCAACATCAGATTATATACACAAGAGAGAAACATGATAAATACAGTGAATGTCAGAAATCTTTTATTAAGCAATCATACCTTATCTCATATCAGGGAACATCTGCAgggaaagcttttaaccaaaagtcaacCCTCAACATGCATCAGAGAAGTCACAAAAGTAAAACaacatatgaatgtaaggaaagTTCAAAAGATTTTAACCAAATGTCAGTcttcagcatgcatcagagagcTCTCCCAGGTGATAAGCCCTACAAATGTAATggatgtagaaaaatatttaacaagaaaTCATCTTTCAGGATGCATCAGAGTACTCACACAGGGAAAACACATTATGactgtaaagaatgtggaaaagcttttaagcaAAAGTCCAAACTCAGCAGGCATCAAAGAATTCACACATGTGAGAAACCAtctgaatgtaaagaatgtgggaaagcttttaagTTAAAGTCACACCTCcgcaagcatcagagaattcacacaggtgagaaaccatatgaatgtaaagaatgtggaaaagcttttaagcgaaagtcacacctcagcatgcatcagagaattcacacaggtgagaaaccatatgaatgtaaagaatgtggaaaagcttttaagttaaagtcacacctcagcaagCATAAGAGAacccacacaggtgagaaaccatatgaatgtaaagaatgtggaaaagcttttaaccaaaagtcaaacctcagcatgcatcagagcattcacacagatgagaaaccatatgaatgtaaagaatgtggaaaagcatttaaccaaaagtcaaaccttagcatgcatcagagaatacacacagatgagaaaccatacgaatgtaaagaatgtggaaaagcttttaaccgaaagtcaaacctcagcaggcatcagagaattcacagaggtgagaaacgatatgaatgtaaagaatgtggaaaagcttttaaccaaaagtcacacctcagcaggcatcagagaattcacagaggtgagaaaccatatgaatgtaaagaatgtggaaaagcttttaaccaaaagtcaaacctcagcatgcatcagagaatacacacaggtgagaagccatgtgaatgtaatgaatgtggaaaaagttttttttacaaAGTCACAGTTGAGAAGACATCAGGATACTAA